One Narcine bancroftii isolate sNarBan1 chromosome 3, sNarBan1.hap1, whole genome shotgun sequence DNA window includes the following coding sequences:
- the LOC138756615 gene encoding thymosin beta-10, producing MADKPDFREVASFDKSKLKKTDTEVKNTLPTKETIDQEKKAESS from the coding sequence ATGGCAGACAAACCAGATTTCAGGGAGGTTGCATCTTTTGACAAGAGCAAGTTGAAGAAAACGGACACAGAAGTGAAGAACACTCTTCCCACAAAAGAAACTATTGATCAAGAGAAGAAGGCAGAGAGCAGCTAG